cactagaggactaggtccCATGTGGCAGCTAGTCCAGCtagtctgtgtaaccccaccccagcactgattggcagattgctgacaatatacagtgtacacaggaagctgccaatcagtggtgtgggcggggttatacacagctcagcattcctagTTCTGCTACCTCTACAGGAacaaaaacagggattctatcaaaactacacaaagcagtcaagtaagtgacatccctggaatcaggctttctgcccctacatcaggctgctcccagattacataacaaaaacctgctgacagattacatttAGCAAACAATCAAACTGTGAACTTAATAAATGTTGCTGTCAGTCACTAAAAGTGGTATTTAAGAGCCCAGAGATCCGGCTCAGGCGTTAGTTCCGGGGCCCATTAGCCTCCCTGCAGTATGACCATGAGGTGTCGATGGGCTGCCATGACAGCCGGGGATTTCCTGTGATGTTCAGCCATAATTTTTACTTTACTCAACATTAAtggagcattgctgtatatagaacaagcgaTCGCAGGGTCAAGCACGTTATAAAAGCAACTTACCatgttagaaaaagaaaaaaaaacacaaacattcaaATCCCCCTCCTTTTCCTaagttaaaaataaagaaatgtaaaaaattcaaaaatagaaaaaaaaaaattatatataaatctGAAATTAATCAGCAcaatctgcatttggatttttttgatgACCTACCATGACGGCCGAGGACCTACGTAAAGTCCACATACCGGTCAAGCTGATTTTCCTGTGATGTTCAGCCATAAACTGTGATTTTTATTCTACACAACATTAATGGAGCATTGCTGTACATAGAACAAGCGATCGCAGGGTCAAGGCCGTTAAAAAAAAGTAACTTAagatattaaaaaagaaaaaaaaacattctaaTCCCCCTCCTTTTCCTaagttaaaaataaagaaatgtaaaaaattaaaaaatagaaaataaaaatgcaTATATATTGAAATTAATCAGAAcaatctgcatttggattttttttcccattttcctaactttatatggtaaaatgaatggtgtcaacaAAATCTGCAGCTATTCTCACAACGCACAAGCTCTTATACGTCTATGGTGACGGAAAGATAAGAAAGATATGAGAATTAGAAAATTGGGAGGAAAAAGTTATAATGCAAAAATCTAAATTGTAGGTTTAAAGGATTAAATCTGaataatcctaaatttgcattaccTAAGGATTAGACGCTATTATTACATATGATCTGTTTTCTCTTTTTCTTATTGATTTTCACATTTGATTGTAATTTTTATATTTTATCTTCTGAacatgatgatgggggcggccATATTGTCTGAGCTGCTGCTATTTTCTGTTAATGTCACTCAAAGATTTGCTCCAGAGCAGACACATGGATGGAGGAGACCATCGTCAGGAGAGgacttgtgggcatgctctgtgtccTGTGCAGAGATCCCTGTGCGGGGAGGGGGGAGCTGTGTCCATCAGTTATTGTCAATGGTGGATTTATACCAGCTTTATACCAGAGGTGTTACCTTACACTTCATTTCCTTCCTGtgttgataatgagactgctgagaagtgatctctgtgGAAAATCTATTGTTAAGGTCAGTGGTGTCAGGAAACACAGGAAGATTTCAGGAGGCTCCGGAGGGAAATGTATTTTATGTCATAGAAAACCAGAAAAATGTTTAGAAAGAAAGTTAGTTTAAAAATTGGGATTTTTCTGATGTTTCTTTCCAGTTATGTTCTAATCTTCACCCAGCTATATACATAGTGACCATCAATATATACCCTAACTACACGTAAcgcagcatgaaggggctcggagaaggcggcagtgaaggtgtgtaagtgtctgatggggtcacacagctcataaaaggacaactgcccgacctcataatccagacagatcctgaaTCTATCACTGGAGATCTTGTCAGTTAACTGGATCACGTTCCAGTCATGTATCACTGAAAACTGATTCTTATATCTCCTCAAACACCAGGACTTGTTATTATAGCCAATCAGTGACTGATCTCCCCTCCTGTCTATACTGGGGTAACACATCCCCACCCTCCTGTCTATACTGGGGTAACACATCCCCACCATCCACTCCCCTGATCTACTgctctccacatcccagtaatgtcgtcctgaggtaaatcccctcctgctcatcacctgatgATATTTctggaatctctctgctgtttctggacgtTTCTGCTTCTCTTCTGTGCAGGTCGCAGTTTTCAGGCCGTCTGATATGAGGAGATAATTAGCAGCggtgtttacatccagtaatatgtctgcaggaccCTCCACATAGATCCCCCTCCTTATACCTGATATTACCTCACATAATGTGTGCAATGTGTGTgagatcacagccacatccaggtcatctccatcatggagctgtttatcatgtccccctgtgtcctcatcacctccctcctcctcaggatcacacaagtccccggtgtctggttcctgtaagacggtcagtggatcagtcatgttacacagctcctcaatgtgcctcatcttcctggacagctcgtccttctttatctccagctgatggatcagagcagacagtgaccgtgactcttccttttcctgcctggagatctcactcaggaccttcttctccaggtcgtccacccgtctcctgatgaCCAACCCCGAGTTAGCCCCCCCTTATTAAGAATTTGGGTAAAAAATGATTCTATTCGTTAGATctttgttagatccggtttgatcaaccaaaactaacgttagatctcctctacaaaattagatatttacgatctttttcagggggggctaacccgtagctagccccccctcttttgaaattggccgttttttggatggattctgatagatattcgttagatccggtttgatcagcaaaaattaacgttagatctcctttcgttcccgagatattgggggtgtcaggtggggggttagctacgggttagccccccctcttttgaaattggccgttttttggatggattctgatagatattcgttagatccggtttgatcagcaaaaattaacgttagatctcctttcgttcccgagatattgggggtgtcaggtggggggttagctacgggttagccccccctcttttgaaattggccgttttttggatggattctgatagatattcgttagatccggtttgatcagcaaaaattaacgttagatctcctttcgttcccgagatattgggggtgtcaggtggggggttagctacgggttagccccccctcttttgaaattggccgttttttggatggattctgatagatattcgttagatccgtttGAGCAACGGTCCtgaggtgtagatggagaagaggAGGGGTCCAAGGACAGAGcattgggggacaccaacagagagagtgaAGTGAGGAGGTGGCGAGTGAGTGGGACATTCTAAAAGTTCGGTCAGTGAGTCATTCTCGTCCCCCGTGATGCCTACAGGCCCTCCTCTTCACAATCATCGCAGCACACTGCCCCCCTTCCCCCGCCACGACATATCGCCAATGAAGTCCTGATGCTGCCCACAATTCGCCCACGCCGAAGTCGCCGCTGCTCAAACGGATCTAGCGAATATCTGAATCCTTAAAAAAAAAGGCACATTTCAAAGtgggggggcttgttttttgcatagcAAGTTGTATTTTTCCTTTGCACCACTTTGGGTGCATATAATGTTTTGTATAACTtttatcctgtagactgtaagccctcgcgggcagggtcctctctcctcctataccagtctgtcttgtactgttaatgattgttgtacgtataccctctttcacttgtaaagcgccatggaataaatggcgctataataataaataataataataaataatatttattttcaggagagggaaaattaaaaaaaaattaattacggTAATGTTTTTAAGTTTTATTATTAGTTAATTTCCTGTGCGGTAAAAGTAACAGAATACCTTTATTCTCCGGGTCAGGTCGGACACACCGATACAAAATTTATGACTTTTTTTTACTACTTTTAAaaagtaaaactttttttaaataatGAGAGAGGATTTTGCCTCGCCGCATGTGCAGCCCCGTAGCGCTTTTATTTTTCTGACTACGGAGCAGTGGGATGCCTCATTTTTTGCTGGAAGAGTTGTAGTTTTTATTCGGACCATTTTGGGGCATATTCGATTTTTTTATCGCGTTTTATGACTTCTTTTTGTGACACAAACAGTGAAACAAATAGAAATtctggctttttttatttttttataacgtTTACCCTGTGGAATAAATACTAAACTATTTAATTTTTGGAGGTTGGGATCCCAGCTGATGGTAGGACAGCTGGGATCTCACGATTGCTGACAGGGCTAGCCGAGGCTGCCATTCCCCCGCCCGACGTGAAAACTATGGCAGAGGTATAAGGCCCGACTAACTCCGTCGTCAAAAGTCAATGATCGGTCGTCAAGGGGTTAAAAATTCCTGTACATAGACTCTCATTTTTAGGTCCCATTTTTAATCAATTTAATTATCAAAACAATAAATCTTACTTATTAGTACAGTGAAAAACACAAGTAACAGTAATACCTTCCAGAAATAGAGATTTAACAATGGAAACCtagataggcatttctcatctgtattcaccaaggaactgactgtaccagggatcattcaacaagtgaaaaatcaaagttcaccacccgatataattaatttaacacaagatgaagtacgcctacgtctgagtaaattaaacattgacaaatccccagggccagatggcattcatccacgaatattgagggaattgagctccgtaatcgacagaccgctgtatctcatctttttagactcacttgtaacagggttggtgcctcaggattggaggattgctgatgtggtaccgatatttaagaaaggtaagagggtagatccaggcaactaccgtccagtaagcctgacatcagtagtatgcaaagtttttgaaggcattttaagggatgacatgcaaaaatatattgcagaaaataatatgataactgacaaacagcatggattcatgaaagataagtcgtgtctaaccaacctgttggggttctatgagggggtaagtgcaaacctggatattggtaatgcagctgatgtgatttatttggactttgcaaaggcatttgatactgtaccacataatagccttatactaaagctccagaagcaaggactaggggacacaatatgcaactgggtaaggaattggctaaaagataggaaacaaagagtagtcataaatgctacattctctaaatgggctatagtcagcagtggggtgccgcagggatctgtgctaggaccaattctttttactctctatattaatgaccttgtggatgggattgatagtacagtgtcagtctttgccgatgacaccaaactatgtaggatattaaaaactgacctggatagtacaatattacaaaaagatctggataagatgtcagaatgggcagatacttggcaaatgagatttaatgttgataaatgtaaagtaatgcacctaggacggagtaatcctatagctgcgtatacattaaatggaagtaaactcgggactacagaacaggagaaggacttgggtattctcattacaaataagctgagcagcagcactcaatgtcaggcagcagctgctaaagcaaacaagattctagggtgtataaaaagagagattagatcccgtgatcccaacgtattgttacccatctataaatcacttgtaaggccacatctggaatacgggatccagttttgggctccacattttaaaaaggacattcagaagttagagtcagttcaaaggcgggcaactagactattacaaggaatggaaggcctcccatatgatggcagattgaaaaagttagatatgtttagcttagaaaaaagacgtctcagaggagatctcatttatatgtataaatacatgtgaggtcaatataaaggactggcacataacttatttcttccgaaaacaatactaaggaccagggggcactcactgcgagtggaagaaaagcgattccgacacctaaataggaaagggttctttacagttagagcggtcagactgtggaatgccctaccacaagaggtagtaatggcagatactataacagcttttaaaaaagggctggatgatttcctcagtacacaaaacattgttggttataaatgacttagtgactaaatgtacaactggtggaggaaggttgaactagatggacctaggtcttttttcaacctaagtaactatgtaactatgtaactatgtaacctgaaCGTTTAGGACGCAAAATCCCTGGAATAGAAATAGGACACGTACATTGTAACATCTAGACGGAGGTCCTGAGTTATCGGTGTTTGACTTatacaaaaaagagagaaaattaCTAATGTGACTAGATATAAATGTATTCAAATGTTTAATATCATAGAATACCAATAATAATTTACAAAAAATATTCACGAAAGATGAAGGCTGTATCTAAAAAATAGGAGGACTGAAAACTCCCATGAGTGCCAAGCAACTCAAACAAAAGAAAGAAGAACAGTAACACctcaacaccgatcagtaagaccccaacaccgatcagtaagaccccaacaccgatcagtaacaccccaacaccgatcagtaacaccccaacaccgatcagtaacaccccaacaccgatcagtaacaccccaacaccgatcagtaacaccccaacaccgatcagtaacaccccaacaccaatcagtaacaccccaacaccgatcagtaacaccccaacaccgatcagtaacaccccaacaccgatcagtaacaccccaacaccgatcagtaacaccccaacaccaatcagtaacaccccaacaccgatcagtaacaccccaacaccgatcagtaacaccccaacaccggtgTAACACTCAACCATAAAACCCAACACTGGGGTGTTACTGTTCTTCTTTCCTTTGTTTGAGTTACTT
The Anomaloglossus baeobatrachus isolate aAnoBae1 unplaced genomic scaffold, aAnoBae1.hap1 Scaffold_111, whole genome shotgun sequence genome window above contains:
- the LOC142260475 gene encoding E3 ubiquitin/ISG15 ligase TRIM25-like encodes the protein MASAILRDELLCSICLSIFKDPVMLRCGHNFCRVCIDRVLDTQDGSGVYSCPECREEFQERPALMRNINLHNVAERFLVTQQEQEEITGICCTYCVDSPVPAVRSCLHCEASLCEKHLRAHSKSPEHVLSDPSTSLEKRKCSVHKKILEYYCTEDAACICVSCSVIGKHNGHKMESLDEASEKKKKKLRNVLQKLITKREETEERVRSLEEQRSKAQENAAGEAERVTALCTDIRRRVDDLEKKVLSEISRQEKEESRSLSALIHQLEIKKDELSRKMRHIEELCNMTDPLTVLQEPDTGDLCDPEEEGGDEDTGGHDKQLHDGDDLDVAVISHTLHTLCEVISGIRRGIYVEGPADILLDVNTAANYLLISDGLKTATCTEEKQKRPETAERFQKYHQVMSRRGFTSGRHYWDVESSRSGEWMVGMCYPSIDRRVGMCYPSIDRRGDQSLIGYNNKSWCLRRYKNQFSVIHDWNVIQLTDKISSDRFRICLDYEVGQLSFYELCDPIRHLHTFTAAFSEPLHAALRVVRVYIDGHYVYSWVKIRT